The genomic DNA tggacaagaaaaagataacaaacaatatGTTGACTTTTGTTTCACACTACATCATGAATCACATTAGACGGCAAAGGCAAGAAAACATTTCTTTCAAAGTGTCATTCATGACTCCCCGTTCCCTGCAACTTCAAGCAGCAGTAGCAATTAGATTTCCTTTACAAGATCCAAAATTGCAACAGCAAAACCAAGGCAAAATCAGTTTCTTGCcctgaattttaaagtttatgttgCTAAAACAAAATGTAAAAGTTCAGGGGCttcataaaactgaaaaaaactAAGGGTCTAGTGAATTAGCAATCAAAACCTCAAGAGCCAAAATGAAATGCATATGACAAAATTACCATCTTCGGGTTTCTTCAATGTGCTTAGCTGTGTCTTTACTGCCATCCGTTTGACAGACTCAGCTGTAATTGATTCAACATTTCAgaggaaaataaaattagagaCGACATATAGTGCAGAGAGTGTTACACTAATATATAACAACAAAAATCCAGACACCAGCATGCAATTGATGTGGAAAGGATGCTCCTCCTTATGGCTAGTTTACACAGCAAGAATCTGACCATCAAGATATAAAAGTACAGAAGAATAACAAAAACAATACTCCTTTATCCACAGCTTGAAATAGCATTAATCACACGAAAGAAAACTCTGCCTTATTGTTTTTTGTACAGATGGAGAACAAACAGTATAATAACACTCAAATCAATATTTCACCTTTAAACTGTCTTTTTTTCTTTGCCCTTCTCCTCTTTCTATCTGCCTTTGTTAGCTCAGTTTCTTCTTTGATGTCACCTTTACCAGAAATTACTTCTTTAGGAGCTAGCATAGCTGCATCAGACACGGCCAGAGGTGCCACCTACAAACAGAAAACGGTTAGAACTAATATGCTGCATAGAATAATTAATGCAGCTTTGCATCAGCATCGCCTCTGACTCGAGCAGCTTTGCACGAGCTTCCCGCTCCCCATCCCTAGCATCAATTGCTTTGGCAATGTCACCTTTAATTTTCAGCTGCGAAGTCTTTATTTGTTGAGAGTATAGTATAAGAAGAGGGAGAAAGCTGATATAAATCTAGTTTCACAACTGGTGTAATTACTAATTAGAATGTTTGATTACCTTGCCTGTAGCATCAAAAACCTTTGATTTAGCTTCCTTTGTCTTCTGCTCAAATTGTTTGTTTTGGTCTTCTATCCAATTTCTTAGCTTTCTGTACATAAGAAGCAGAAGAGAATCTAGCTAGGTGAGGAATAAAAAGGTGTGGCATGTataacttaaaatggaaaaggTCCTTACTTCGTTCCAAGAACATGAATGCATAGCAGATTTAAGGCCCTAAGCTTTTCTGAAGCATTTTAAAGCATCATAATCAGCAGCCTTCTCTAAATAATCCATCCCCAATGCTTTAAGAACACGTTGAGATTCAGCCAAGCATTTATTCAGCGTATCAAACAGCATGGAGTTATAGCATGTTGTTTGTTGAACTTTAACAGAAGGAATTCATCGACTCCACCAACTCATGTCATCACTTCCCAATTCCAACAAAAAGTTATGCTAATAGCCTAAGATAACATATCATGATCATGCTAAATCTTGAGCTTGCACTAAGATACTAGCAACTTCGCGAACTACCCTACCCCCTTATAGATGCAATCTAATGAAAATTATTAACCTATAGATATAGGTCAAACGAATTCACATATGGTGTAAGTTTTCTAAGGTAAaccaaaatcaacaaaaatagcCATGTGATACTCAGGGAAAACTTTTTTAAACTTTCAGATTCGAGAAGAACTAAAATACAGCAATGGCTTTCTAAATAAACTAAGCtaataaaaggaaaaatgcCATACCTAATCTGCCTTTGGCGTGGAGGTGGTCTTACCGCTGAAGTTTCACTGGACTCATGTGAAGCAAAAATTTCTTCACTTCCTATAGCAGAAACAGAAGTGGGTGCTGTATACAGGCAAAGCACAATGGTTACACAAGCAAGAAATTAATATCTGTTACTTGAGGCTTAGACCTGTTACCTCGGGTTGAGCATTATTCAACCTCAGTTGGTGCTCTCATACTGCTAGAAGAGCTTATTTCTCTTAGTTTCAGCGACTTTTCTTCATCCTGAAGTTCTTGATGCCTCATCCTTATTTTGGCCTCAATAACTCGTTGTTCTTCCTATAGGTGCAAGTTATATTAAATATATCAGAGATGAGAATATTCAAGACTACAAAGAAAAGTAGAAGGATTATTAACAATAAATCACTCTCACAAGTTGCTCCATGCTTTTCTCCTCCTTCGTCTTAACACCTCGATACTCCACAGCATAATTTGAGGTTTTGCAGAACGGACACCTTTAGGAGTTAAGACAAGCACAAGCTGAAAAACTTGACATGTGAAGAATGTTAACACAGTTTTCCTTGACACAAATACTGCTATGATATGTGTTTGTTTTCGGGTGTTTGGGCGTCGGTGCGTGAGAGTATGTGTAAAATCTAACACCTATACAAGCAATTTATCcttttcttctctctttttctcaGGGAACAAACACAAACAATTCTGACCAAAATCAAATCTATGAAATAAAGGATACTGTGTAGGCCGTGTTGAATTGGGGGTCTTCATCTGCAAAAAACACTCTAAAAGTAGGAGCACTTCAGTAAAATCAAAACACAAGACATCAGATAAAAAATAATCCTACTGATTCCTTTCCACGTACCAAAATCTAAAATCTCAATTTCTGCAATTGCATAAACTTCAACGAACAAATAGGATATATGAATCTTGAAAGTGCCTCATCTATTATTAGATTTCTCTTGATAAAATTCTTAAAACGTACAGGAGAAACATCACCACATACATAATACACTGATAGTAAGGAATTGAGGATAGCATCACACCACACATTCATAACCAACTCCGTTCAACAAATTAGCCAAATACGTAAATTCGTTAAATTAAGCCATCTTTGCCCATTATTCAGCTTAACTCAGCAATAATGAGTAACTCACACTCACAAGTACAAACTCAAACATCAATTTGCCGAATTCAGCAAGAATAAAAAGTAAGAAATAGAATTAGGGCTAGATTGTATGGATGGAATAGAAAACCTAGCTTCG from Salvia miltiorrhiza cultivar Shanhuang (shh) unplaced genomic scaffold, IMPLAD_Smil_shh original_scaffold_265, whole genome shotgun sequence includes the following:
- the LOC131003734 gene encoding E3 ubiquitin-protein ligase DA2L-like — protein: MKTPNSTRPTQCPFCKTSNYAVEYRGVKTKEEKSMEQLEEQRVIEAKIRMRHQELQDEEKSLKLREISSSSSMRAPTEVE